One window from the genome of Candidatus Manganitrophaceae bacterium encodes:
- a CDS encoding FHA domain-containing protein, whose product MDNEDTIHPDVSPATDPRKCLPCLVVISGKPLGKKYMLDQRQILVGRGDQVQISLDEKTVSRNHAEFYRKNNQTMVKDLRSKNGVYVNDIKVIGSALKDGDLIRIGNTVFKFVGGGNIEGQYYQA is encoded by the coding sequence ATGGATAACGAGGATACGATTCATCCCGATGTTTCTCCGGCCACCGATCCTCGGAAATGCCTTCCTTGTCTGGTCGTGATCTCCGGGAAACCGCTGGGTAAAAAGTATATGCTCGATCAGCGGCAGATCCTGGTCGGCCGAGGGGATCAGGTCCAGATCTCGCTCGATGAAAAAACTGTTTCCCGAAACCATGCCGAGTTTTATCGAAAGAACAACCAGACCATGGTGAAGGACCTCCGCAGCAAGAACGGGGTTTATGTGAATGACATCAAAGTCATCGGTTCCGCCCTGAAGGACGGCGATCTCATTCGAATCGGAAACACCGTTTTCAAATTCGTCGGCGGAGGAAATATCGAAGGGCAATACTACCAAGCCTAG
- a CDS encoding DNA internalization-related competence protein ComEC/Rec2 yields MGSPPLVTITVAFICGLALGERFSYFPLTVASALFLFLILERSFRREALISLPAFLFGLLGLLVYQIVSTPYSEGDLAPYLDRGEIRIVAQIDGPPQHSPEQVSFQMRALAIRASTVGAETPLPAPPDGASSQSQWSERPLQGIFRVIVYLPEVPFEYGDRLELETRLRRPQQFETPGAFQYADYREREGWSGIASLSRLDHVRKIGEGGNPLLRRLYRGREEIRRKVLASMEGEAAALLLALIIGETGYLTDPIREAFSASGTTHLLSISGSHLALVSLLIFGLTRWLILRLPEPILLRLSLWKIPSQWAALITAGPVAFYAFLAGAEVATLRSLIMIGVYLFSIWIGKRSDVRVSLSLAALLIVLSHPQAIFDLSFQLSFLSVLAITSTFHWWKATASAEVPSAFPKEERSFLQRYLISPLQLMIVSTVGATLGTAPLTLFYFHQFSWVGLFANMILIPVAGWVIVPFGFIAAVCSLFFGEGFPLAGWNQWLGSSYYHLTALFARLPGSDLHYASPPLWGVIVFYGILVFMLHRTVSRRTVACTVALFLILFLGAGWFRFSPERLRMTMIDVGQGDAALIEFPHGKTILVDGGSGGAFDVGRIAVAPYLWERRIRTIDYLVGTHPQMDHIGGFSSLIRSFQVGEVWTNGESRDLPFYRLFSDAMEQKGLRPKVITGDAPPMSIDGCFLHFLNPPAENLFAEGDLNDRSIVLRLACPDLGDGGLSFLFTGDIEQGAEEHLLQQGIDLKSTFLKVPHHGSRSALNPAFLSTVSPQVALFSVGRHNSYHHPHLDVLDAYQALSAQIYRTDRDGAIVIEADRAGWEIRTYQECKMTKVLWRAPLLMQEWENLRRAFRRF; encoded by the coding sequence TTGGGTTCCCCGCCCCTGGTTACGATCACCGTCGCCTTTATCTGCGGCCTCGCCCTCGGAGAGCGCTTCTCCTACTTTCCCCTGACCGTCGCCTCGGCTCTTTTTTTATTTCTGATTTTAGAGCGATCTTTCAGGCGAGAAGCGCTCATCTCTCTCCCGGCCTTTCTCTTCGGCCTCCTGGGGTTGCTCGTCTACCAGATCGTCTCCACCCCCTATTCCGAAGGAGATCTCGCGCCCTATCTTGACCGGGGCGAGATCCGAATCGTCGCGCAAATCGACGGTCCGCCGCAGCATTCGCCGGAGCAGGTTTCTTTTCAGATGAGGGCGCTTGCAATCCGGGCGTCGACGGTCGGTGCGGAGACACCCCTTCCCGCCCCCCCGGACGGCGCGTCCTCACAATCACAATGGAGTGAACGACCCCTTCAAGGGATCTTCCGGGTGATTGTCTACTTGCCCGAGGTCCCTTTTGAATATGGCGACCGGCTCGAATTGGAGACCCGGCTTCGCCGGCCCCAACAGTTTGAGACCCCGGGGGCGTTTCAGTATGCCGACTACCGGGAACGGGAAGGCTGGAGCGGCATCGCCAGCCTGTCACGCCTCGACCACGTTCGGAAGATCGGGGAGGGAGGAAACCCGCTCCTCCGCCGGCTTTACCGGGGCCGCGAAGAGATCCGCCGCAAGGTCCTTGCGTCGATGGAGGGCGAAGCGGCCGCGCTGTTGTTGGCCCTGATTATCGGCGAGACCGGCTACCTCACCGATCCGATCCGGGAGGCCTTCTCCGCCTCCGGCACAACCCATCTTCTCTCCATCTCCGGTTCGCACCTCGCCTTGGTCTCTTTGCTGATCTTTGGATTGACCCGATGGTTGATCCTTCGCCTTCCAGAGCCGATTCTCCTTCGTCTGTCGCTCTGGAAAATTCCCTCCCAATGGGCGGCGTTGATCACCGCCGGGCCGGTCGCCTTTTATGCATTCTTGGCCGGCGCGGAGGTTGCGACGCTTCGTTCCTTGATCATGATCGGCGTCTATCTCTTTTCGATCTGGATTGGAAAGCGCAGCGATGTGAGGGTCAGCCTTTCGCTCGCGGCCCTTTTGATCGTTCTCTCTCATCCGCAGGCGATTTTCGATCTGTCGTTTCAGCTTTCTTTTCTTTCGGTCCTCGCCATCACGTCGACGTTCCACTGGTGGAAGGCGACCGCTTCGGCCGAAGTTCCATCCGCGTTTCCGAAAGAGGAGCGGTCTTTCTTACAACGGTATCTGATCTCACCCCTGCAGCTGATGATTGTATCGACGGTCGGTGCCACGTTGGGAACGGCGCCGCTGACCCTTTTTTATTTTCATCAGTTCAGCTGGGTCGGTCTTTTTGCGAACATGATCCTGATCCCGGTGGCCGGCTGGGTGATCGTTCCTTTTGGATTCATTGCCGCCGTCTGTTCTCTCTTTTTTGGAGAAGGTTTTCCATTGGCCGGGTGGAACCAGTGGCTCGGATCATCCTACTATCACCTCACCGCTCTTTTTGCTCGACTTCCCGGCTCGGATCTCCATTATGCTTCTCCTCCGTTGTGGGGGGTGATTGTCTTTTATGGGATTCTCGTCTTCATGCTGCACCGAACGGTGTCGCGAAGGACGGTTGCTTGCACGGTCGCCCTTTTCTTGATCCTTTTTTTAGGCGCAGGGTGGTTCCGGTTTTCTCCGGAGCGGCTCCGGATGACGATGATCGATGTCGGCCAAGGCGATGCGGCGTTGATTGAATTTCCGCACGGGAAAACAATCCTGGTCGACGGCGGTTCCGGAGGGGCGTTCGATGTCGGGCGGATTGCCGTGGCGCCCTACCTTTGGGAGCGGCGAATTCGAACGATCGATTATCTCGTCGGCACCCATCCCCAAATGGATCATATCGGCGGCTTCTCCTCCCTGATCCGGAGCTTTCAGGTCGGTGAGGTCTGGACCAACGGGGAATCGCGCGACCTTCCCTTCTATCGCCTTTTTTCCGACGCAATGGAACAGAAGGGGCTCCGTCCGAAGGTCATCACCGGTGATGCCCCGCCGATGTCGATCGATGGATGCTTCCTTCACTTCCTGAACCCGCCCGCCGAGAACCTCTTTGCCGAGGGCGACCTCAACGACCGCTCCATCGTTTTGCGATTGGCCTGCCCGGATCTGGGCGACGGCGGGCTCTCTTTTCTCTTCACCGGGGATATTGAACAGGGTGCGGAGGAGCATCTATTGCAGCAGGGAATCGATCTGAAGAGCACCTTCTTAAAGGTTCCCCATCATGGAAGCCGCAGCGCGCTGAATCCCGCGTTTCTCTCGACGGTCTCTCCCCAAGTGGCTCTCTTTTCGGTCGGACGCCACAATTCTTATCATCATCCCCATCTGGATGTCCTCGATGCATACCAAGCCTTATCGGCTCAAATCTATCGAACCGACCGGGACGGCGCCATCGTGATTGAGGCCGACCGGGCCGGCTGGGAAATCAGGACGTATCAGGAGTGTAAAATGACGAAGGTCCTTTGGCGCGCTCCCCTGCTGATGCAGGAATGGGAAAATCTCAGAAGGGCTTTTCGTCGATTTTAA
- a CDS encoding PDZ domain-containing protein has protein sequence MRRLLFLFLIGWLAVEAPPAGWLGITIQELTPQIATRLGIRVSEGVFVASVQSGSPADKGGLRAGDVIVALNGQKITSPEALRQAVSKLNPGTSLEMTLFRGRQEKKIEISVGTPPRDAT, from the coding sequence ATGCGAAGACTTCTCTTCCTTTTTCTGATAGGATGGCTCGCCGTTGAGGCGCCGCCGGCGGGCTGGCTCGGCATTACGATTCAAGAGCTGACGCCGCAGATTGCCACGCGTCTTGGCATTCGCGTTTCTGAAGGGGTCTTCGTCGCCTCCGTCCAATCGGGGAGTCCTGCGGATAAGGGGGGGCTGCGGGCCGGGGATGTGATCGTTGCATTGAACGGCCAAAAGATCACCAGTCCTGAAGCGCTTCGCCAAGCGGTCTCCAAGCTAAATCCCGGTACGTCTCTTGAAATGACCCTCTTTCGAGGAAGACAAGAGAAAAAAATAGAGATCTCGGTGGGAACGCCGCCGAGGGATGCGACCTAA
- a CDS encoding PAS domain-containing protein — MTLNNRFLNDLFQHLPFKIAWINRDRVYARVSPSYAGMFDGKKPKDLIGRSIYELFPNTNNALDSLFDQTASTGGDSETVLELNSDEHQGHWFIKVWPVQDSDKKPLGWILSILDLTPEIEMQTHLEETLAELEEEREKLQADIREKEKVMSLLDQSHFDLAAKHLELEQVSEHRSQLLTDLSHELRTPLNIILGYAQLLQDEKFGRMNTAQRDVSQRIVENCRVLSKAIDKRVDRPRRSERPAPSFITEVALPALLSGVLSSIRPLLREKQIRVKWSTRKELPTIVSDPVRLRRIFLNLINNLAKFVRGVTFTLALKDLPNEKCVAVHLTESGSRKIPESLSPIFNDFFRLEKQEHTGAGVSIVKELLDQIGGHIELKQKRTGVTFVIRLPYFLPGQEQLPRKNEAA, encoded by the coding sequence ATGACATTAAATAATCGTTTTTTGAATGATCTCTTTCAGCACCTCCCCTTTAAAATCGCCTGGATTAATCGAGACCGCGTCTACGCGAGGGTCAGTCCCTCTTATGCCGGAATGTTTGATGGAAAGAAGCCGAAAGATCTCATCGGCCGGTCGATTTATGAGCTTTTTCCCAACACGAATAACGCTTTAGATTCCCTCTTCGATCAAACCGCGTCGACCGGAGGAGACTCCGAGACAGTGCTAGAGCTGAACTCAGACGAACATCAAGGTCACTGGTTCATCAAGGTCTGGCCCGTCCAAGATTCCGATAAAAAACCGCTCGGCTGGATTCTTTCTATTCTTGATTTAACCCCGGAGATCGAGATGCAGACGCATCTTGAAGAGACACTCGCCGAACTGGAAGAAGAGCGGGAGAAGCTCCAAGCCGATATTCGAGAAAAAGAGAAGGTCATGTCGCTCTTGGATCAATCTCACTTCGACCTCGCGGCCAAACATCTGGAGCTGGAGCAGGTCAGCGAGCACCGAAGCCAGCTGCTGACCGACCTCTCCCACGAGCTACGGACACCCTTAAATATTATCTTGGGCTATGCTCAACTTCTTCAGGATGAAAAGTTCGGTCGGATGAACACCGCACAGCGCGATGTCTCCCAGAGAATCGTGGAGAACTGCCGCGTCCTCTCGAAAGCGATCGACAAAAGGGTCGACCGGCCTCGACGCTCCGAGCGGCCTGCCCCCTCTTTCATCACCGAAGTGGCCCTGCCGGCGCTTTTGTCGGGCGTTCTCTCCTCAATCCGGCCGCTCCTACGGGAGAAGCAGATTCGGGTGAAGTGGAGCACCCGGAAAGAGCTCCCGACCATCGTCAGCGATCCGGTTCGGCTTCGAAGGATCTTCTTGAATTTAATTAACAACCTGGCTAAATTTGTCCGAGGGGTTACTTTTACCTTGGCTTTAAAAGACCTTCCCAATGAGAAGTGCGTGGCGGTCCATTTGACCGAGAGCGGTTCGAGGAAGATTCCCGAATCCCTTTCGCCGATCTTCAACGATTTCTTCCGACTCGAAAAGCAAGAACACACCGGGGCCGGCGTCTCCATCGTCAAGGAGCTGCTCGATCAGATCGGCGGCCATATTGAGTTGAAGCAAAAGCGAACCGGTGTCACTTTCGTCATTCGACTCCCGTATTTCCTTCCGGGACAAGAGCAGCTCCCCCGGAAGAATGAGGCGGCGTGA
- a CDS encoding MOSC domain-containing protein: MTQKTGSVVAVCRRPAAGIPKIPQREIIVGPDGVEGDYHAGPKRRSRRTGRVKINDRQISIVAHEVLEALNRQLGIAIPQGGFGENILVAGLGDLSGLSEGDQVCFENGVVVEVTEQNPPCATLKRWHKQLPSESMGRRGVVGVVKKEGVIRPDERVTLKKTRLRAASVGRKR; encoded by the coding sequence GTGACTCAGAAGACCGGATCGGTTGTCGCCGTCTGCCGCCGTCCGGCCGCCGGCATTCCGAAAATTCCGCAGCGTGAAATCATCGTCGGCCCCGATGGCGTGGAAGGGGACTACCATGCCGGCCCCAAGCGTCGGAGCCGCCGGACCGGCAGAGTCAAAATAAACGATCGCCAGATCAGCATCGTCGCCCATGAAGTGCTTGAGGCGCTGAATCGGCAGCTGGGCATCGCCATTCCGCAAGGCGGCTTTGGAGAAAACATCCTGGTGGCCGGCTTAGGCGATCTCTCGGGTCTGTCGGAAGGAGATCAAGTCTGCTTTGAAAATGGGGTCGTCGTCGAGGTCACGGAGCAGAACCCTCCCTGTGCCACCCTGAAGCGCTGGCACAAGCAGCTCCCGTCTGAATCGATGGGGCGACGCGGTGTGGTGGGGGTGGTCAAAAAGGAGGGGGTGATTCGCCCGGATGAACGCGTCACGTTAAAAAAGACGCGCCTCCGGGCGGCTTCGGTCGGTAGAAAGCGCTAA
- a CDS encoding FKBP-type peptidyl-prolyl cis-trans isomerase — protein MNGIGGSMRFLALLILGLLFSSPLMAAESEKMSAQKEKAVKTASGLEYVDEVEGKGASPKKGQTVIVHYTGWLTDGKKFDSSRDRNEPFAFQIGVGQVIPGWDEGVMTMKVGGKRKLTIPPDLGYGKRGAGGVIPPNATLLFDVELIDIK, from the coding sequence ATGAATGGGATAGGAGGATCAATGCGGTTTTTAGCTCTCTTAATCTTGGGTCTTCTCTTCTCGAGCCCCCTCATGGCGGCGGAGAGCGAGAAGATGTCTGCGCAAAAGGAGAAGGCGGTGAAGACGGCGTCCGGTTTGGAATATGTCGATGAAGTGGAAGGGAAGGGGGCGAGCCCCAAGAAAGGACAGACGGTCATCGTCCATTACACCGGCTGGCTGACCGATGGAAAGAAGTTTGACAGCTCCCGCGACCGGAACGAGCCGTTTGCGTTCCAGATCGGGGTGGGGCAGGTCATTCCCGGATGGGATGAAGGGGTGATGACGATGAAGGTCGGCGGAAAGCGGAAGCTCACCATCCCGCCCGATCTGGGGTACGGCAAGCGGGGCGCGGGAGGGGTCATTCCGCCCAACGCCACCCTTCTTTTTGATGTGGAGCTGATCGATATAAAATAA
- a CDS encoding type II toxin-antitoxin system VapB family antitoxin — translation MRIKLNIEDKLLDQASKLTGVKEKTSLVRLGLEALIARESSKRLAELGGTEKKLKSIPRRRMGHR, via the coding sequence GTGCGCATAAAATTAAACATTGAGGACAAACTGCTTGACCAGGCATCAAAGTTGACCGGCGTTAAGGAAAAAACATCGCTGGTCAGACTGGGTCTTGAAGCATTAATTGCCAGAGAAAGTAGCAAACGGCTGGCTGAGCTCGGGGGAACTGAAAAGAAATTAAAGTCGATCCCACGCCGAAGAATGGGTCATAGATAA
- a CDS encoding phage tail sheath family protein, whose amino-acid sequence MEKIKGPGVFIVEKNAFPNSVVEVATAVPAFIGHTEKADDQGKSLLNTPRRISSLPEFQTYFGVGPTPKFTLAKIDQSATSPAASPVAAFFDEDKNGYSLTWDSRKYLLYYSMLLFFQNGGEVCYIVSVGDYAADFAADKLQAGIDTLTAELEPTMVVIPEAVRLPAADCAAVQQAALAHCGEMGNRVAILDVHGGDQGRQGPGGDVIEKFRDGVGNKYLDFAAAYYPWLNTAIVQNNEVSYENISNKERLQTLLRAEVKRLAAEGLKPERVAALIEGVDHITQDWTEDSGAKAEEVSTSKKVLDRNLRAGFPLYGKILSEIQRRLNLLPPAAAMAGVYTTIDASQGVWKAPANASLNAVISPAVPITDEEREALNVSPQGKSINVLRAFVGEGTLVSGARTLDGNSPDRRYIHMCRTRIMLEESIKLAAKAFIFEKNDATTWVALKSMIGNFLDSVWKRGGLAGASADDAFSVQVGLGETMTAEEIVEGILRVTVKVAISRPAEFTEITFQQMQKS is encoded by the coding sequence ATGGAAAAGATAAAAGGCCCCGGTGTTTTTATCGTCGAAAAAAATGCCTTTCCCAATTCCGTGGTGGAGGTGGCGACCGCGGTTCCCGCATTCATCGGCCATACCGAGAAGGCCGACGATCAGGGAAAATCGTTGTTGAACACGCCCCGGCGGATCAGCTCGCTGCCGGAGTTCCAAACCTATTTCGGCGTCGGCCCGACGCCGAAGTTCACTCTTGCCAAGATCGATCAATCGGCGACTTCCCCTGCAGCGTCCCCGGTCGCCGCTTTTTTCGATGAAGACAAGAACGGCTATTCGCTGACGTGGGATTCGAGAAAATATCTCCTTTATTACAGCATGCTCCTTTTCTTTCAAAACGGCGGGGAGGTCTGTTACATCGTGTCGGTGGGAGACTATGCCGCCGATTTCGCGGCGGACAAGCTGCAGGCCGGCATCGACACGCTGACGGCGGAGCTGGAACCGACGATGGTGGTGATCCCGGAAGCGGTGCGGCTGCCGGCGGCCGATTGCGCCGCGGTGCAGCAGGCCGCCTTGGCCCATTGCGGAGAGATGGGAAACCGGGTTGCGATTCTCGATGTTCACGGAGGGGATCAAGGAAGGCAGGGGCCCGGCGGGGATGTGATTGAGAAGTTCCGAGACGGTGTGGGGAACAAATACCTCGACTTTGCGGCGGCCTATTATCCCTGGCTGAACACCGCCATTGTTCAAAATAACGAGGTGAGTTACGAAAACATTTCCAATAAAGAGCGCTTGCAGACCCTTCTCAGGGCGGAAGTGAAGCGCCTGGCGGCGGAAGGTTTGAAACCCGAGCGGGTGGCCGCGCTGATTGAAGGGGTGGACCACATCACCCAGGACTGGACGGAAGATTCCGGGGCGAAGGCGGAGGAGGTATCGACTTCTAAAAAAGTTCTGGACAGGAACCTCCGTGCCGGCTTCCCGCTTTACGGCAAGATTCTCTCCGAGATCCAGCGCCGTCTGAACCTCCTCCCGCCGGCGGCCGCGATGGCCGGCGTCTATACGACGATCGACGCGTCGCAGGGGGTCTGGAAGGCGCCGGCGAACGCCAGTTTGAACGCCGTGATTTCTCCCGCCGTCCCCATCACCGACGAGGAGCGGGAGGCGCTGAACGTCTCCCCGCAGGGGAAGTCGATCAACGTCCTCCGTGCCTTCGTCGGCGAAGGGACGCTGGTTTCGGGGGCGCGGACCCTCGACGGAAACAGCCCCGATCGGCGGTATATCCACATGTGCCGAACGAGGATCATGCTGGAAGAATCGATCAAGCTGGCGGCGAAAGCCTTTATCTTCGAGAAAAACGACGCCACCACCTGGGTCGCCCTCAAAAGCATGATCGGCAATTTCCTCGACTCGGTTTGGAAACGGGGAGGGCTGGCGGGAGCGAGTGCGGATGACGCGTTCAGCGTTCAGGTGGGACTCGGAGAGACGATGACGGCGGAAGAGATTGTCGAGGGGATCTTGCGGGTCACGGTGAAGGTGGCGATCAGCCGCCCGGCCGAGTTCACGGAGATCACCTTTCAGCAGATGCAGAAATCGTAG
- a CDS encoding DNA adenine methylase, producing the protein MIRTTSPLRYPGGKSCLYGLVSTILRENRLERGHYVEPYAGGCGLALSLLYEGHVSDIHINDLDISICAFWECVLNRTEELIELVEDTPVTIKEWHRQKEIHLSVDSDNTLQLAFATFFLNRTNRSGVIKGAGAIGGLSQNSNYKLDCRFNRKDLARRIKRVAKYRNRIHLTNLDAIPFMKQMQKNLPEKTFFCIDPPYFNKGSSLYTNYYGPDEHKDVADTVLGLKYPWIVTYDYTKEIQALYVKRRQFLFDINYSIQTKRVGSELLIASKGLRLPDEIKNRQTNRPQYRKLRPTLHHMAVSS; encoded by the coding sequence ATGATTAGAACAACCTCACCTCTTCGATACCCCGGCGGAAAATCCTGCCTTTATGGTCTTGTTTCTACTATTCTCCGCGAGAATCGTTTAGAAAGGGGGCATTATGTTGAGCCCTATGCCGGTGGATGCGGACTGGCTCTCTCGCTGCTTTATGAGGGACATGTAAGCGACATACATATAAATGACTTGGATATTTCCATCTGCGCGTTCTGGGAATGCGTTTTAAATCGGACAGAAGAATTGATCGAATTGGTAGAAGACACTCCCGTAACAATAAAAGAGTGGCATCGACAAAAGGAAATCCATCTCTCAGTGGATTCGGACAACACACTTCAGCTCGCATTCGCAACATTTTTCTTGAATAGAACTAACCGTTCTGGCGTCATCAAAGGAGCGGGCGCAATAGGGGGACTGTCACAAAATAGTAACTATAAGCTTGACTGCCGTTTCAATCGTAAGGACTTAGCTCGGCGGATAAAACGTGTTGCCAAGTATCGCAATCGAATTCATCTTACCAATCTTGATGCAATACCATTCATGAAACAAATGCAGAAAAACCTGCCAGAAAAGACGTTTTTTTGCATCGATCCGCCCTACTTCAACAAAGGGTCAAGTCTATACACAAACTATTACGGCCCGGATGAACACAAAGATGTTGCAGATACAGTTTTGGGATTGAAATACCCTTGGATTGTAACTTATGACTATACAAAAGAAATCCAGGCCCTCTACGTTAAGCGTCGCCAGTTTTTATTCGATATAAATTATTCCATACAAACAAAACGGGTTGGCTCCGAGCTATTAATAGCATCTAAAGGCCTACGATTACCCGATGAAATCAAGAATCGACAAACAAACCGGCCACAATACCGCAAACTAAGGCCGACCCTCCATCATATGGCGGTATCATCCTGA
- a CDS encoding transcriptional regulator, whose product MNALLAGDLGAGKALLRDYINATITFEGLAKELGKPSKSIHRMLGPRGNPRAESIFGIIKILQAYEDVQLQVKANQPAA is encoded by the coding sequence GTGAATGCGCTGCTTGCAGGCGACCTTGGGGCGGGCAAGGCCTTGTTGCGGGATTATATCAATGCAACGATTACGTTTGAAGGCTTGGCGAAGGAGCTCGGCAAGCCCAGCAAAAGTATTCACCGAATGCTTGGACCGCGCGGCAACCCGAGGGCGGAAAGTATCTTCGGGATTATTAAAATTCTTCAAGCATATGAGGATGTCCAACTTCAGGTCAAAGCGAACCAGCCGGCCGCATAG
- a CDS encoding type II toxin-antitoxin system RelE/ParE family toxin yields MNWDVLIHEEFEPEFDALPEEVQNELLAHAKLLKEFGPQLGRPWVDTLKGSRYVNMKELRFDAADGVWRVAFAFDPKRKAILLVCGDKSGGSSKRFYKQLISKADKRFDGHLTRLKKERK; encoded by the coding sequence GTGAACTGGGATGTCCTTATACATGAAGAATTCGAACCCGAGTTTGATGCCCTGCCTGAAGAAGTGCAGAACGAACTCCTCGCTCATGCGAAACTTCTCAAAGAATTTGGACCTCAGTTAGGTAGACCTTGGGTCGACACGCTTAAAGGCTCCCGCTACGTGAACATGAAAGAGCTAAGGTTTGATGCAGCTGATGGCGTTTGGCGTGTCGCCTTTGCCTTCGACCCCAAGAGGAAAGCGATTCTTCTGGTGTGCGGCGACAAGTCAGGAGGGAGCTCAAAACGCTTTTATAAACAACTGATCAGTAAAGCAGATAAGAGATTTGACGGGCACCTAACCCGTTTGAAAAAGGAAAGGAAGTAG
- a CDS encoding XRE family transcriptional regulator → MKTIDQKMKGMTAERRKKIEARAAQLRAEEMTLQELRRARKLTQARMAKALGISQDGVSRLEKRTDLLLSTLRKTVEAMGGNLSIVAEFPDREPVILSGIATEDSEPTVSRKHVPA, encoded by the coding sequence ATGAAAACGATTGATCAAAAAATGAAGGGAATGACTGCCGAGCGGCGGAAAAAAATTGAAGCACGCGCCGCGCAATTACGTGCCGAGGAAATGACCCTTCAGGAACTCCGGCGGGCACGCAAGCTTACACAGGCTCGGATGGCGAAGGCTCTTGGCATCTCTCAAGATGGCGTTTCCCGCCTCGAAAAACGTACAGACCTTTTGCTTTCAACACTTCGTAAAACGGTGGAAGCTATGGGTGGCAATTTGTCTATTGTAGCGGAATTTCCAGATCGAGAGCCAGTTATTTTATCTGGCATCGCCACTGAGGATTCAGAGCCTACTGTATCTCGTAAACACGTGCCGGCATAG
- a CDS encoding MFS transporter has translation MRGLGRDGLLLISARMVRAFAYGFGSLILAIYLRERGLSEGKIGVVLTASILSGTLFTLLAARYADRFGRRSTLLFFSVLMGASGLLFAFSTHWGLILLAASVGGVNATGYEIGPFLSIEQAVLAQVGSDAKRNQRFAFYNMAGLLATASGTLFGGVPGWLQQRGIGALQSFQWLFFFYASLGLLSAWLASRLSPSVEGAVAPRQSTGMSPLSRKRITRLSLLFGLDAFAGGFVIQSLVAYWFYVRFNVPLQTLSLLFFIAGILTSLSFLVAARLADRIGLLETMVSTHLISHLFLVLIPLSPTFEMAVGFYLIRMALSQMDVPTRQAYTVTIVAPSERTAAASITLLSRSLTQAVSPSLTGILIQSVSAAAPFYLAAGLKSVYDLLLYAQFRKEAIGSNPKETAK, from the coding sequence ATGCGGGGGCTCGGCCGAGACGGCCTTCTTCTGATTTCCGCCCGGATGGTCCGCGCCTTTGCCTATGGTTTTGGCAGCCTGATCCTCGCGATCTACCTGCGGGAGCGGGGCCTCTCGGAGGGGAAGATCGGGGTGGTCCTCACCGCCAGCATCCTCAGCGGGACCCTCTTTACCCTGCTGGCGGCCCGTTATGCCGATCGATTCGGCCGCCGATCGACCCTCCTTTTCTTCAGCGTCCTGATGGGCGCTTCCGGCCTTCTCTTTGCGTTCTCGACCCATTGGGGCTTGATCCTCCTCGCCGCGTCGGTGGGCGGGGTCAATGCCACCGGCTATGAGATCGGACCGTTTCTCTCGATTGAGCAGGCGGTCCTGGCGCAGGTTGGGTCGGACGCAAAACGAAATCAGCGCTTCGCCTTCTATAACATGGCCGGTCTCCTCGCCACCGCGTCGGGGACGCTGTTCGGCGGGGTCCCCGGTTGGCTTCAACAGCGGGGGATCGGCGCGCTGCAAAGCTTTCAGTGGCTCTTTTTCTTCTATGCCTCTCTCGGACTGCTTTCCGCCTGGCTCGCCTCGCGGCTGAGTCCCTCGGTGGAGGGGGCGGTGGCGCCGCGGCAGTCGACGGGGATGAGCCCCCTCTCCCGAAAACGGATCACCCGCCTCTCGCTCCTCTTCGGCCTCGACGCCTTCGCCGGCGGTTTTGTCATCCAAAGCTTGGTGGCTTATTGGTTCTATGTCCGATTTAATGTTCCGCTGCAAACCTTGTCGCTTCTCTTTTTTATCGCCGGGATTTTGACCTCCCTCTCCTTTTTGGTCGCCGCCCGCTTGGCCGACCGGATCGGCCTGCTCGAGACGATGGTCTCGACCCATCTGATCTCCCATCTCTTTCTCGTCTTGATCCCTCTCTCTCCGACGTTTGAGATGGCGGTCGGCTTCTATCTCATCCGGATGGCGCTCTCTCAGATGGATGTGCCGACCCGGCAGGCCTACACGGTGACGATCGTCGCCCCCTCGGAGCGGACGGCCGCCGCCTCGATCACCCTTCTCTCCCGCAGCCTGACCCAGGCGGTCTCCCCCTCCCTGACCGGCATTTTAATTCAGTCGGTCTCGGCGGCCGCCCCCTTCTACCTCGCCGCGGGGTTGAAAAGCGTCTATGATCTTCTGCTCTATGCGCAATTTAGAAAAGAGGCGATCGGATCGAACCCAAAAGAGACGGCGAAGTAA